A genomic stretch from Hemitrygon akajei chromosome 10, sHemAka1.3, whole genome shotgun sequence includes:
- the LOC140734852 gene encoding dnaJ homolog subfamily B member 9-like, which translates to MATAQSVFAFAVCILMISEFILAKKDYYEILGVPKNSSDRQIKKAFHKLAMKYHPDKNKSPNAEAKFREIAEAYEVLSDEKKRKEYDHMGHQFFNAGGSGHQTGSFNFNFDDFLKDFDFDFGHRAHHKKHFNSHFRAHQEAQNAHRFSFGDRQFPFGGGLFDDVFEDMEKMFSFNTFGSTHKHTVRTEKFQSTGKQHCKTVTQRRGNMVTTYTDCSVP; encoded by the exons ATGGCAACAGCACAGTCGGTCTTTGCTTTTGCTGTCTGCATTTTAATGATATCGGAATTTATATTGGCGAAGAAAGATTACTATGAAATTTTGGGCGTGCCAAAAAATTCTTCTGACCGGCAAATAAAGAAGGCGTTTCACAAACTTGCAATGAAATACCACCCGGATAAAAATAAAAGTCCTAATGCGGAGGCAAAGTTCAGGGAAATTGCAGAAG CATATGAAGTCCTTTCAGATGAGAAGAAAAGGAAAGAATATGATCACATGGGTCATCAATTTTTCAATGCAGGCGGCAGTGGCCATCAAACTGGttcttttaattttaattttgatGACTTTCTTAAGGATTTTGACTTTGATTTTGGCCACAGAGCACATCACAAGAAACATTTCAACAGTCACTTCAGGGCACATCAAGAAGCACAAAATGCACATAGGTTTTCTTTTGGAGATAGACAGTTTCCTTTTGGAGGTGGGTTGTTTGACGATGTATTTGAAGACATGGAAAAGATGTTCTCATTCAACACTTTTGGCagcacacacaagcacacagtgAGAACTGAGAAGTTTCAAAGCACTGGGAAGCAGCACTGCAAGACTGTCACGCAGCGGCGAGGGAACATGGTCACCACGTACACGGACTGTTCAGTGCCGTAA